The genomic segment CTCCCCCCACCTTCCTATTCCACTTGGTGTTAGTTCATCCCATCTTGCCCATGACCCAAATATTAGGATTTGATGCAATGTGACCATCCACTCGTCTTCCAGACCACCGGAGCATCATCGGCAACCCGCCGTCATGGGTGGATGGAGCGAGGAATGACACGATTCATCAGCTCTGATGCTTCAGGACGTGATTCTACCAATAGATAAGATAGACCATTGCTGACCGGCATATCAGGCGGGGTCAGGATGTAGTCAGATAGAGTTCGGGGTGCCTGCACTGACGTGAGATAAAGTAGACCAGTCGGCAAAACGCGTGTTACTCCGGCAGCGGGGCGGGACAGCCCGTCAAGGGAGCGGCTGCGGGCTTCTAGTCCGAGAAGCAGGGGCTTCGGTCCTTAGATGGAGAGGATTGCCGCTGTAGGCGCGTGGATGATTCCTCATCGAACTCGGTCATGCAGCTCCTGCCATCGCTGCAGTTTACCGCCATCGACCGCGGAGTTCTAGGATGTCTCACTTCTCGCCCTGATTAAGGTTGTGACGATAATCAAGTGCGGACTTTTTCTCGGCCGATGGCAATATCAAGGGAGTAAAGGTGAAGGCTGGCTTCCCTAGAACCTGGTATTATCATATGGAAACTCCGCGCCGATCTAGGCAAGGGAGAATGCCAGCTTTGCATTCGCATGCCAACGCCACACCCGTCAGCGTAAATCCAGCCTCATAGACCCTTCAGGCTCGGACTTGGCAATGAGAGAACTGCTCGAAATGGTCTGGAGGGGTGTGCTATATGTTTCGCAGCGGGATGTTACGATTGGTGGTTGGAAGGGACCACTTCTTCTTGGCTGCGCGGAGCCTTGAGTGATTTCCAATTTCCATCCCTTGAGAAAGTGCGCAACCCACCTTCATGACCCTGCCAGTTCGCGAGAGCGTCATTCATCTCCTCGGATACCCTCACCTTCCTTCAAGCAGGTCATCGGCCAGTAATATGCAGGGGACATGCGAGATGCAATGGACTTGCGTTGCAGGATTCAGGCAACGTTGCGTTCTCATCATCGAGAAACTGATCATGACTTGCCCAGGCTATGAGGCCTGGCTAGACCTCACGAAGTGAAGTAGATGTTATGTTTGAAGACTATGAGTAAGTCGGTGTTACTCACTGGAAAATAGGATGGAAGACAAACTCAAGCTATCCAGACCAAACCCCCTATTCTCGTAGATCATTCAAATCACAATGCACTTCTCATTTATCGCATCTGCCCTCGTGGCAATCACCCCAGTCCTTGCTTTGACTCGGTCTCCTGCGCCGACTGTTACAAATGGCCAATACGTTGTGGACGGCTACGCATATGCCAAGCGCCAGATTTTCAACTTTGCCAGCGGCACTACCCTTCCCAGTGGCCTCTACAAGAGCACATGGAACATTTCTGACCCGCCGACCCATCGCTTCGACGCAGCCAATGTCGTTGTCGGCAGTGGGTATATGAATCTTAAGGTTCCTGGCGGCCAGACAGCCATGCCTTACAGCGCAGCCGAGGTCTCCACGACCTTCAACGTCAAGTACGCCTCAGTTCGTACTGTCGCTATCTTCAGTGAGCCTGCTGGAGTCTGCAACGGTAAGTCACGTATTCGCACCCCAGAATCTGCCACTCGGTACTAACAATAGACTACAGGGGCTTTCTTCTATCAGAGTGACAGCCAAGAGACTGACATCGAGTGGCTTTCTGATCCGGCTTCCCTTAGCAACCAAGGAACTCGCAAACTCTGGCTCACGAACCAGGATGCTGATGGAGATGGTATCAAGACATACAACGCCATCTCACCCCCTGCCAGCCCAACTACCACCGAGCACGAGTACCGTCTCGACTGGACTCCCGGCCGCGTTACCTGGTACGTTGATGGCGTCCAGGTGTGGACTACGACTGGTGATGTGCCCTCTGCCAGTGGTCCTTGGGTTTTTAACAACTGGTCCAACGGCGACAAGGGATGGAGTGCCGGACCCCCTGCCACCCAGGCCGACTTCAAGATTAAGGATATTTACATGTACTACAACCAGTAAACTGTGGAGGGCTTGTACACGTTGAAAGCTTGTGCCATTGAATGTGGTCATTACCGTCAAAATCTGTCTAACATGGCCCAAACAATGGTCACATCTGATGTCTCAAGGCCTTACGGAATCAGTTATGTACGCAGCGATGTTTCAAATCAATTTATCAATTCGATCATGCACGGTGCTATATATCTTGCAATTGAACGAAAGTCGTTCATATAATGATATCGGGAGAGGGAGAGTTGAGCTAGCTAGTTTCATGCCAAGTACTTTGGTTTCCATGACAGGTGGAGGAAGCCGCAAAAATCATCCTCGCGCCTATTTATCAGTAGCGCTGGCTACGTACAAGTAACTACTATAACATCAAGACTGCTCACGTTATTGGTGACTCAGAGTACACACGTCGGAGGTGTTAAATAGATGGCAGCAAGTGAATGATTGTATCCAGCTCAATTTTAGTGCAGTGGGCTACGATCTATATCACTCTACAAGTTCGGCCCAGACAATCTTGTCATCCAATGTTCCTATTGCGAGACAAATTCACCAGATCCATAGCGTAGGAGCTATTTAACAGACGGGAATATTGATAACATCGCCAACTTGGAGCAGAAGAGGATCGACACCCTGGTTGGAAGCAAGGAGAACGTTGACATCAAGGCCGAGACGCTCGGCGACGATGAAGAAGGTGTCGCCGGCAACGATGGTGTAGGTGGCCGCGCCGCCCTCAACACAGGTACCGGTGCCGGGCTTGGACAAGCAGGAGGTGTTGTCGGGGTTGCAGACGTAGGTGGGTACCTTGAGGACCTGGCCGAGGGCAATGAAGTTGGGGTTGGTGAGGTTGCTGGCGTTGGCGATGTCGCAGATGCCAGAGCTGTCTGGGAGATGATGGTCAGGGTGTCGTTGGAGACGACAGTGTAGTCGATGGTGGGGCCGGGGGAGCAGGTAGGGGTGGCGGTCGCCGAGGCCGTGGCGGTAGGAGTTGCCTGCTGTTTGATTGTTAGTTTGAGTTCATCTTCATTTATGTTTAACCGTAGCTGAGCTCGGTCGTTCATGGTGTGGAAGATCATTTCAACTGATATGATG from the Colletotrichum lupini chromosome 3, complete sequence genome contains:
- a CDS encoding intracellular hyphae protein 1 translates to MKFTSALFSVLAIAGLAAALPLSYAGNSYRHGLGDRHPYLLPRPHHRLHCRLQRHPDHHLPDSSGICDIANASNLTNPNFIALGQVLKVPTYVCNPDNTSCLSKPGTGTCVEGGAATYTIVAGDTFFIVAERLGLDVNVLLASNQGVDPLLLQVGDVINIPIVWAELVE